GGTGCGGGGATCCGGTTGCGCAGAGCGGCCTCCAAGAGCGTCTCACCGGCAGTGAGCGACACCGTACGGGTGGAACCGTTCAGTCCGATGGTCAGTTCCGCGGCGATCGGGTCCGACGGTGCGCTCGGCGCGGCGAGAGCGTGGAACAGTTCGAGATGGATCCGATCATCCGGCACTTCACCGTCGATCAGGTTGTCGCGCAGGTGTATCACCAGTTCCTGTGGTCCGCACAGGAACCAGCGGTCTACTGCGTGAACATCACTGCCGATCACGTCACACACCAACGGATAGTCGATGCGACCGGGCAGCACCCCGGACGTCGGTTCGGCGGATCGCACGTGTTGCACGCGAAGCCGATCGCCGAAGCGGGACTGCAGATCCTCGAGCTCGACGAGGAACATCGTCGATTCCGCGGTACGGTTTCCATAGATGAGCGTGCAACGGCTCTCGCGTTCGATCTCCAAGATGCTCGTCACGGCAGACAGCACGGGGGTGATCCCGCTGCCCGCCGCGATGGCCACATAGTTGCCGCGGGTATCCAGGTCCGCCGGCGGACAGAAATCCCCTGTGGGAGGCGCCAGCTCGAGTGTCTCGCCGGCGCGCAGGTGTTCGGTGGCGAACGTCGAGAACAGGCCGTCGGGAATCCGGCGTATCGCGATGGCGAGTTCACCGGAACCTGGGGAGGTGCATATCGAGTACGTGCGCCGAATGTCCTGCCCGTCAAGTCGGTGATGAATGGTGAGGTGTTGGCCTGCGCGGAAACGGAATTGCTCGCGTAGGTCGTCGGGAATGTCGAAGCGGATCCGGACGCTGTCGGGCGTCAGCGGTTCGATGCTGCGCACAACCAGGGTGTAGGTCTCGCCGGTCTTGCGTGGGGCATGCACGGGAAGAAGGCGAGAAAGGCTGCCGTTCAACTCTTTCCAGGTCCGGTACTGCTCGGCATCGAGTTGCTGCCCGAAGGCCGTGAGCAACGCTGGGTTGTGCTCCAGATAGGCAGCCTCATTGCGTCGCCACGCGGCGACGTAACGGTGGAACGGGATCGACGGGTGCAGATGGTGGACCAGGTGGTAGTTCTGAGACAGCAGCAGGGGAGTCAGAATCCACTCGGCACCGACCCGGTTGCGCGTGGCCCGATAGCGATTCTGCCGGTGGGTGTCGGTCAGATCGTGGTGGGGCAGCCAGTCGAACCACCAGGCCAGTACGAACATCGCGACCCGCTCGGGGATGAGATAGACCAGTGCCAGTAGCCACAGGTGCCCAGAGAACCCGGCAACGGCTACCGCGGCGAGCGAGAACGTCATCAGGGCGGCTGTTTCCAAGATCTCCGAACGCGGGCGAGTATCCATGTTGCGCAACAGAAATCGCAGATACGGCACGTCCATCAACGGGAAGCGCAGCGGGAGTTGCCAGCGTGGGGCCGCGCTGACGAAATGGTCGGGATCGTTGTCACCGTCGTTGGTGTTCAGGTGATGTTCGATGTGGATGAAGGCAAAAGACTTGAACGAGATCAGTGGCGAGACGAACAGCATCGCCACGCGGCCGAACGCCACATTGACCCAGCGGTGGCGACTGATCGAATAGTGCGAGGCGTCGTGCAACACCGTGAACAGGACGAAGATGGCCGCGGCGCTCAGGGTGATGGTCACGACGGCGGGCAGCCGCGATGTCAACGCCGCCCAGGTCGAGATGCCGAATACGCTGATCGCGGCCACGAAGATGGCGACCGTCGGCCAGGACAGCGTCGGGATCTGCTCCCCGGTGTCGGGCACCGGTTCCGGCGTGGTGGCGGGGGCACCCGGGTGCGGGCCGGGCTGCTGGATGGTGATGGACACGGCGTACGTCCTCTTCCGCGACGAGTGAGTGTCTCGAAAGTAGGTCTGCCGGAGCCTGCGGGACAATGACCCCGCCGCACCTGCGCATGTGCTAGCCGCACATCGGTGGACCAGCGAAGTGTGGTCAATCGGTTATGTCGGCCGGAGTGCCGATGCGCCGAGCACGTCACAGATGTGCAGCGCGGCGTACACCTGGGCACGCCGCGCGGCCACCGGCCCACCGATCCGCTCCTCCGCACGGCGCACCCGTTGCAGCACCGTGTTGCGATGGACGCCGAGCATGTCCGCGGCGGTCTTGAGGCTGCCCTGGCCGGTCAGGAAGGCCAGCAGCGCGCTGCGCTCGGCCTGGCTCTTGGCATCGTCACGGGCCAGATCGCCGAGTTCGCCGTGCACGAAGTCGCGCGCACCGTCGAGGTCCTGGGTCATCAAATCCACCAGGGCGATATCGCCGAAGTAGGTGACCCGTGCCGTCCGCTCGGCGAGCTCGGCGACCCGACGTGCGCGCAGTGCCTGCCGATGAGAGGTCCGAAAGCCGGGTGGACCCGGATGGACCGCGCCCACGGCGATGTGGACGTCGGGGTCGACCGATGACGGCGGTACCCGCAGGTCGGTCGACGTGTCGCGCGATGCGGCGACCCAACCCCACAAGCAGCGGGGCCCGGCCGGGATGACCAACGGGTGGTCGGCACCCAGCGCCTTGGCGAAGCGCCGCACCGCCGCGGGCAGATCGACGCTATTGTCCGCGGTCCAGCAGACGAATCCGAGCTGGCCGCCGGTGAGTCGATGCCCCAGTACAGCTTCGGCGTTCCGCAGGTCGACCCGTTCATCGGCCAGCAGGGCGCGCACCACGTCGCTGCGTTCGGCCCGGTCCCGGCTTTGACGCCGGTCGAGTTCGGCGACGTACTCCGAGGACACCGAGGTCGAGATGCGATCGATGTACTGGAAACCAAACCTCTCGACCTCGAGGAACAGCCGCAACGATTCGGCGGGATCCGGCACATGGGTGGTGAGCGCTTCGGCGAACCTACCCGTGAAGTATTGATGCCCCAGGCGGTAGAAGCGCAGCATCACGTCCAGACTGTGCCCCCGTGATGCCATCGCGCGAGCGTGCTCCAGCGCGGTCACCGGCGCTTCGGCCGCGGTCGCATCGATGCCGTGCCGGACCATCGAGAGCACCGCCTCGAGGTTCGACGAGCACGACCCGAGAGTCAGCCCGCGCAGCTCCGGATCGGCGGCGATCTCGGGAATGTGGTGCGCGAGATGTTCGAGCATGTCATCGGCCAGCGCGGAGACGTCGCCGAGTAGCGCAGCGGCCACGGCCTGGACCGTCGGCGAACCGTCGGCGGCAGGTCGCGGGTCCACGTACCGGACCTTAGTGGTTGCGCACGCGCACCAAGGTCCGTCCTCGGTTACCGCCGCCACGGATTCGCTCCAATGCCGCCGGTACCTCGTCGAGACCGACCTCGCCGGCCACCAGCTCATCGAGCAGCGGTGGACGCAGGTCACGTCCGAGTCTGGCCCACACGTCACGCCGGCGAGCTATCGGGCATTGCACCGAATCGACTCCCAGGAGCGCGATTCCGCGCAAGATGAAGGGGAAAACGGTGGTGGGCAACGCCATTCCGCCGGTATTGCCCGACGCGGCGACGGCGGCGCCGTAGCGCAACGAGGCCAGCACGGCGGCCAGCGTCTCGCCGCCGACGCAGTCGACGGCGGCGGTCCATCGCTCCTTCTGCAAGGGCCGTGCCGGATCGCCGAGAGCCGCGCGGTCCACGACCTCGGCCGCACCCAGTGTGCGCAGCCAGTCGCCGGCATCGGGTTTGCCGGTCACGGCGGTGACCGAGAAGCCGCGCGCGGCAAGGATGGACACCGCGATACTGCCCACGCCGCCAGTGGCGCCGGTGACCAGCACCGGTCCGTCATCGGTGGTGGTCAAACCGCGTTCTTCCAGGGCGATCACGCTGAGTGCGGCGGTGAATCCTGCGGTGCCCACGATCATGGCCTCCCGCATGCTCAGGCCGTCGGGCAGTGGCACCACCCAGTCGGCGGGGACCCGGGCGTACTCGCTGAATCCACCGTGATGGGCGACGCCGAGGTCGTAGCCGTGCACGAGCACCTCGGTGCCGGCGTCCAGTCCTGAGTTTCCCGGGTCGACGACGGTGCCCGCCAGATCGATCCCTGGGATGAGCGGGTCGATGCGGGCGACCTTGCCGTCCTTGCTGGCCGCCAGCGCATCCTTGAAGTTGACGCTCGACCACGACACCTCGATCAGCACATCGCCCTCGCCCAGGTCCGCTATCGGGATCGGTTGGACCTGCAGCACGGTCTCGGGTCCGGTCGAATCGGCGACGAGGGCCTGCGCCTGGTCGGTCATGTGCTGCTCCTTCTGCACTGGCGTTGGCGCCGGTGTCGTGATCGCTGCGGGGTGGATTGCCGTTCTTCTCCGTCGTACACGCACATCGCGACGTGCTGGTCACGGGCCCACGTTTCAGGAATGTTTCCTGTCAAATGTGTTCACGGCGAGAATATTTACGCCGTTCGCCGTGCGGGTTCTCAGATTTGGGTCCAAGATGGCTACCCGGGTCGCTCGAGAAGCGTAAACGTGGACGGATTCACCCGTGCCGCTGAACCTAGGGAGCCAGATGAGCAAGCTGCGCAATGCGCTGCGCAAGATGACGGTGTTGTCCTGCACGTCGGCGGTGGCCGTATTCGGCGTCGCCGCGTGCGGAAGCGAGGGGTCCGACGGATCGGGCGGGGGCGAGATCAACATCTCGATGACGTCGTTCCCGGACTACATCGACCCGCAACTGTCCTACACCTTGGAGGGTTGGGAGGTGCTCTACAACACCTACACCCCGCTGCTGACCTACAAGCACGCGAAAGGCGAGGACGGCACCAAGATCGTCCCTGGTCTTGCCGCCGAGATGCCCGACGTCTCCGATGATGGCAAGACCTACAAGCTGAAGCTGCGGTCGGGGATGAAGTACTCCGACGGCACCGATATCAAGGCATCGGATTTCACCTATGCCATCCAGCGGTTGTTCAAGGCCGACAGCGGTGGTTCTGTGTTCTACAGCGGGATCGTCGGCGCTCCGCAGTACGCCGAGGGCACGGCCGACACCATCAGCGGCATCGTCACCGACGACGCGACCGGCGACATCACCATCACCCTCGACGCCGCCAACGGCACCTTCGAGAACGTGCTCGGCCTGCCGTTCGCCGCACCGGTGCCACCGAGCACCCCGCTGGCGGATGACGCCACGAACAGCCCGCCGCCGTCCAGTGGCCCGTTCATGATCACCAAGGTCGAGGCGCCCCAGACGCTGACCATGGAGCGCAATCCGAATTTCTCGACCGTGCGCGACGCAGGGGCCAGCGAGGTCGCCGATGCCCAGGTCGACAAGATCGTCGTGACCCAGAACAAGAGCAACACCGCGCAGGTCACCGGCGTCGAGCAGAACACCATCGACTTCATGGTCGACCCACCCGATGCCGACCGCCTGCAGGAGGTGAAAACCCGCTTCGGCGAACGGTTCCGGCTGGAAGAGTCGATCAACACCTACTACTTCTGGATGAACAACCAGACCGCGCCGTTCAACGATGTGCGCGTGCGCCAGGCGGTCAACTACGCCATCGACCCCGAGGCGCTCAACCGCGTCTTCGGTGGGCGCCTGCACCCGACGCAGCAGATCCTGCCGCCGGGTATGCCGGGTTATGAGGAGTACAAGCTGTATCCCGGGCCCGATATGGACAAGGCCAGAGCGCTTCTGGCCGAGGCGAATCCCACCGATCGCGATATCACGGTGTGGACAAATGACGAGCCCGACCGCAAACGGATCGGCGAGTACTACCACGACGTGCTCAACCAGCTCGGCTTCAACGCGACGCTGAAGGTGATCGCCGGCGATGTCTACTTCACCACGATCGGTAACCAGTCCACTCCCGATCTGGACACCGGTTTCGGTAACTGGTTCCAGGATTTCCCGCACCCGGACGACTTCTTCCGGCCGTTGCTCAACAGTGCGGCGATCCTGCCGACCAATGGCAACAACTTCTCCCGGGCGTCCTATCCCGAGCTGGACGCGAAGATGGACGAACTGCTGACCAAGCAGCTCACCGAGGGGGACACCGAGGCGCAGTATGCGGCGCTGGACAAGGCCTATATGGAGCAGGCGGCCTGGGCACCTTACGGTAACGAGCAGTTCACCACGTTCGTCTCCGACCGCATCGACTTCGACAAGGCCTACCACCATCTCCTGTTCAATCAGGACTGGTCGGCTCTGGCGCTGAAGTAGGTATGACCACCCCGTCCGACTCGGTGGAGGCACCGGGGGAACCCGTTCTTCCCCCCGGTGTTCCCGCCGAGCAGATCCGTGGGCGTAGTCCGTGGTATCTGGCCTGGCTCCGCTTGCGGCGCAACAGGATCAGTCTCGCCTTCGGAGCGTTGTTCGTACTGATCGTGCTGTTCTGTGTGGCGGCCCCGCTGTGGGCCGATCATGTCGCCCACACCGGGCCGAACGAGAATCACATCACCGATACGGTGCAGATCGGCGGCCGCGATGTCGATGTGGTGTCCCCGGACGGCACGCCGGTCGGCCCTGGCCTGCACGGCAGGTACCTGCTGGGCGCCGACCAGAACGGCCGCGATGTGATGGTGCGCCTGATGTACGGCGGGCGAACGTCGATCTTCATCGGTGTCGCGGCGGCGGCCATCACCACCGTGCTGGCCGTGCTGGTCGGGTTGCTGTGCGGTTACTACCGCGGATGGATCGACGCGACGCTGTCGCGGGTGATGGATGTGGTGTGGGCGTTTCCGGTGCTGCTGCTGGGCATCGCCCTGGGCACCGCGCTGGCCCTGGGCGGCTTGAAGATCGGCGCTTTCCAGATTGCCGGGGACTCGCTGTGGATCCCGATCATGATCATCGGGCTGGTGTACGTGCCCTATATGGCCCGTCCGATCCGCGGTGAGATCCTGGCGCTGCGGGAGAAGGAGTTCGTGGAGGCGGCGGTCGCGCAGGGTAAGGGCCCGGTGCGCATCATGGTCAGTGAGCTGCTGCCCAATGTCGTGTCGACCATCATCGTGTTCTTCACGCTCAACATCGCCAACAACATGTTGTTGGAGTCGGCGTTGTCGTTCCTGGGCGCGGGTGTGCGAGCGCCCAACGCCTCGTGGGGCACGATGATCGCCGACGGGTACCAGACGATCTACACCGCCCCGCATCTGACCATCGTGCCCGGTCTGATGATCGTGTTGACGGTGTTGTCGCTCAACGTGTTCGGCGACGGGCTACGCGATGCCCTCGATCCGCGCGCCAAGATTCGGTTGGAGCACTGAGATGCTGCGTTTCGTGGTGCGGCGGCTCGTCGGCATGGTCGGGGTGCTGTTCGCGATATCGGTGTTGGTGTTCCTGATCTTCAACGTGATTCCGAATTCGGATCCGGCGGCGCGTATCGCGGGGAAGAACGCCGATCCGGAACTGATCGCCAGGGTCAGTGCGGATCTGGGACTCGATCAGCCGCTCTATGTGCAGTACCTGACGATGATGAAGCAGATCTTCACCGGTCAGCTGACCTCCTATGCCAGTTCGCAGAATGTGGTCGAGCAGATATGGAAGGGACTGCCCGCGACGCTGTCGCTGTGCATCGGCGCGGCGGTGCTGTGGATGGCGCTGGCGATCTGGTTCGGCTATCTCAGCGCCGTGCACGCCGGCAAGTTCACCGACCGCGCGCTGACCGTGCTGTCGCTGGTCGGGATATCGATGCCGGTGTTCTGGCTGGCCGCAATCCTGTTGTACTACTTGAGCTTCAAGGCCGAGCTGTTCCCGACCAGTAGTTACGTCCCACTGACCAAGGACCCACTGGATTGGGCGTATCACCTGATCTTGCCGTGGCTGACGCTGGCCGTGCTGTACGTCGGTTTCTACAGTCGGGTGCTGCGGTCCAACATGCTCGACGTGATGAACGAAGACCATGTGCGCACGGCGCGTGCGAAGGGCATCAGCGAACGGCAGATCCGCATCAAGCATGTGCTGCGCAACTCGATGATCCCC
This DNA window, taken from Mycolicibacterium neoaurum, encodes the following:
- a CDS encoding fatty acid desaturase, which codes for MSITIQQPGPHPGAPATTPEPVPDTGEQIPTLSWPTVAIFVAAISVFGISTWAALTSRLPAVVTITLSAAAIFVLFTVLHDASHYSISRHRWVNVAFGRVAMLFVSPLISFKSFAFIHIEHHLNTNDGDNDPDHFVSAAPRWQLPLRFPLMDVPYLRFLLRNMDTRPRSEILETAALMTFSLAAVAVAGFSGHLWLLALVYLIPERVAMFVLAWWFDWLPHHDLTDTHRQNRYRATRNRVGAEWILTPLLLSQNYHLVHHLHPSIPFHRYVAAWRRNEAAYLEHNPALLTAFGQQLDAEQYRTWKELNGSLSRLLPVHAPRKTGETYTLVVRSIEPLTPDSVRIRFDIPDDLREQFRFRAGQHLTIHHRLDGQDIRRTYSICTSPGSGELAIAIRRIPDGLFSTFATEHLRAGETLELAPPTGDFCPPADLDTRGNYVAIAAGSGITPVLSAVTSILEIERESRCTLIYGNRTAESTMFLVELEDLQSRFGDRLRVQHVRSAEPTSGVLPGRIDYPLVCDVIGSDVHAVDRWFLCGPQELVIHLRDNLIDGEVPDDRIHLELFHALAAPSAPSDPIAAELTIGLNGSTRTVSLTAGETLLEAALRNRIPAPYACMGGACGTCTAVLTSGTVTMDQNFALSNEQVRAGRILACQSRPTSATVAVDFDV
- a CDS encoding PucR family transcriptional regulator, coding for MDPRPAADGSPTVQAVAAALLGDVSALADDMLEHLAHHIPEIAADPELRGLTLGSCSSNLEAVLSMVRHGIDATAAEAPVTALEHARAMASRGHSLDVMLRFYRLGHQYFTGRFAEALTTHVPDPAESLRLFLEVERFGFQYIDRISTSVSSEYVAELDRRQSRDRAERSDVVRALLADERVDLRNAEAVLGHRLTGGQLGFVCWTADNSVDLPAAVRRFAKALGADHPLVIPAGPRCLWGWVAASRDTSTDLRVPPSSVDPDVHIAVGAVHPGPPGFRTSHRQALRARRVAELAERTARVTYFGDIALVDLMTQDLDGARDFVHGELGDLARDDAKSQAERSALLAFLTGQGSLKTAADMLGVHRNTVLQRVRRAEERIGGPVAARRAQVYAALHICDVLGASALRPT
- a CDS encoding acryloyl-CoA reductase, producing MTDQAQALVADSTGPETVLQVQPIPIADLGEGDVLIEVSWSSVNFKDALAASKDGKVARIDPLIPGIDLAGTVVDPGNSGLDAGTEVLVHGYDLGVAHHGGFSEYARVPADWVVPLPDGLSMREAMIVGTAGFTAALSVIALEERGLTTTDDGPVLVTGATGGVGSIAVSILAARGFSVTAVTGKPDAGDWLRTLGAAEVVDRAALGDPARPLQKERWTAAVDCVGGETLAAVLASLRYGAAVAASGNTGGMALPTTVFPFILRGIALLGVDSVQCPIARRRDVWARLGRDLRPPLLDELVAGEVGLDEVPAALERIRGGGNRGRTLVRVRNH
- a CDS encoding ABC transporter substrate-binding protein, whose protein sequence is MSKLRNALRKMTVLSCTSAVAVFGVAACGSEGSDGSGGGEINISMTSFPDYIDPQLSYTLEGWEVLYNTYTPLLTYKHAKGEDGTKIVPGLAAEMPDVSDDGKTYKLKLRSGMKYSDGTDIKASDFTYAIQRLFKADSGGSVFYSGIVGAPQYAEGTADTISGIVTDDATGDITITLDAANGTFENVLGLPFAAPVPPSTPLADDATNSPPPSSGPFMITKVEAPQTLTMERNPNFSTVRDAGASEVADAQVDKIVVTQNKSNTAQVTGVEQNTIDFMVDPPDADRLQEVKTRFGERFRLEESINTYYFWMNNQTAPFNDVRVRQAVNYAIDPEALNRVFGGRLHPTQQILPPGMPGYEEYKLYPGPDMDKARALLAEANPTDRDITVWTNDEPDRKRIGEYYHDVLNQLGFNATLKVIAGDVYFTTIGNQSTPDLDTGFGNWFQDFPHPDDFFRPLLNSAAILPTNGNNFSRASYPELDAKMDELLTKQLTEGDTEAQYAALDKAYMEQAAWAPYGNEQFTTFVSDRIDFDKAYHHLLFNQDWSALALK
- a CDS encoding ABC transporter permease, whose translation is MTTPSDSVEAPGEPVLPPGVPAEQIRGRSPWYLAWLRLRRNRISLAFGALFVLIVLFCVAAPLWADHVAHTGPNENHITDTVQIGGRDVDVVSPDGTPVGPGLHGRYLLGADQNGRDVMVRLMYGGRTSIFIGVAAAAITTVLAVLVGLLCGYYRGWIDATLSRVMDVVWAFPVLLLGIALGTALALGGLKIGAFQIAGDSLWIPIMIIGLVYVPYMARPIRGEILALREKEFVEAAVAQGKGPVRIMVSELLPNVVSTIIVFFTLNIANNMLLESALSFLGAGVRAPNASWGTMIADGYQTIYTAPHLTIVPGLMIVLTVLSLNVFGDGLRDALDPRAKIRLEH
- a CDS encoding ABC transporter permease, yielding MLRFVVRRLVGMVGVLFAISVLVFLIFNVIPNSDPAARIAGKNADPELIARVSADLGLDQPLYVQYLTMMKQIFTGQLTSYASSQNVVEQIWKGLPATLSLCIGAAVLWMALAIWFGYLSAVHAGKFTDRALTVLSLVGISMPVFWLAAILLYYLSFKAELFPTSSYVPLTKDPLDWAYHLILPWLTLAVLYVGFYSRVLRSNMLDVMNEDHVRTARAKGISERQIRIKHVLRNSMIPIVTLFGLDFGVVVGGGAILTETVFNLNGVGLYAGQAIGTLDLPPLIGVTMFGAFFIVLFNTLVDVAYAFLDPRIRLGEAAPV